A DNA window from Mycolicibacter terrae contains the following coding sequences:
- the rplN gene encoding 50S ribosomal protein L14 — MIQQESRLKVADNTGAKEILCIRVLGGSSRRYAGIGDVIVATVKDAIPGGNVKRGDVVKAVVVRTVKERRRADGSYIKFDENAAVIIKADNDPRGTRIFGPVGRELREKRFMKIVSLAPEVL, encoded by the coding sequence GTGATTCAGCAGGAATCGCGGTTGAAGGTCGCCGACAACACAGGTGCCAAGGAGATCTTGTGCATCCGGGTGCTCGGCGGCTCGTCGCGGCGCTACGCCGGCATCGGTGATGTCATCGTGGCGACCGTGAAGGACGCCATCCCGGGCGGCAACGTCAAGCGGGGTGACGTCGTCAAGGCCGTGGTGGTTCGCACCGTCAAGGAACGTCGCCGCGCCGACGGCAGCTACATCAAGTTCGACGAGAACGCCGCGGTGATCATCAAGGCCGACAACGACCCGCGCGGAACCCGCATCTTCGGGCCGGTCGGCCGCGAGCTGCGGGAGAAGCGGTTCATGAAGATCGTCTCGCTGGCCCCGGAGGTGTTGTAG
- the rpsH gene encoding 30S ribosomal protein S8, whose translation MTMTDPIADFLTRLRNANSAYHDEVTLPHSKIKANIAEILKREGYITDYHVEEARVGKALVVNLKYGPNRERSLAGLRRVSKPGLRVYAKSTNLPRVLGGLGVAIISTSSGLLTDRQAARQGVGGEVLAYVW comes from the coding sequence ATGACTATGACGGACCCGATCGCGGACTTCTTGACCCGTCTGCGCAACGCCAACTCGGCGTATCACGACGAGGTGACCCTGCCGCACTCGAAGATCAAGGCCAACATCGCCGAGATCCTCAAGCGCGAGGGTTACATCACCGACTACCACGTCGAAGAAGCCCGGGTGGGCAAGGCGCTGGTAGTCAACCTCAAGTACGGCCCGAACCGGGAGCGCAGCCTCGCCGGTCTGCGCCGGGTGTCCAAGCCCGGACTGCGGGTCTACGCGAAGTCGACCAACCTGCCGCGGGTGCTCGGCGGCCTGGGCGTGGCGATCATCTCCACGTCGTCGGGTCTGCTCACCGACCGTCAGGCGGCCAGACAGGGCGTGGGCGGCGAAGTCCTCGCGTACGTGTGGTGA
- the rplO gene encoding 50S ribosomal protein L15, protein MTIKLHDLRPAPGSKTKRTRVGRGEGSKGKTAGRGTKGTKARKNVPVRFEGGQMPIHMRLPKLKGFRNRFRTEYEVVNVGDINRLFPSGGTIGLDELVAKGAVRKNTLVKVLGDGKLTVKADISAHKFSGSAREKITAAGGTATEL, encoded by the coding sequence ATGACCATCAAGCTGCACGACCTGCGCCCCGCGCCCGGGTCGAAGACCAAGCGCACCCGCGTCGGTCGCGGTGAGGGCTCGAAGGGCAAGACCGCGGGCCGCGGCACCAAGGGCACCAAGGCCCGCAAGAACGTGCCGGTCCGGTTCGAGGGCGGACAAATGCCGATCCACATGCGGCTGCCCAAGCTGAAGGGCTTCCGCAACCGGTTCCGTACCGAGTACGAGGTCGTCAACGTCGGCGACATCAACCGGCTGTTCCCATCCGGCGGCACCATCGGGCTCGACGAGCTGGTGGCCAAGGGCGCCGTTCGCAAGAACACGCTGGTCAAGGTGCTCGGCGACGGCAAGCTCACCGTCAAGGCCGACATCTCCGCGCATAAGTTCAGCGGTAGCGCCCGCGAGAAGATCACCGCAGCCGGAGGCACGGCCACCGAACTGTAA
- the rplE gene encoding 50S ribosomal protein L5 codes for MTTAEKIQPRLKVRYREEIRDALNKEFNYANVMQIPGVVKVVVNMGVGEAARDAKLINNAVNDLALITGQRPEIRKARLSIAQFKLREGMPIGARVTLRGDRMWEFLDRLTSIALPRIRDFRGLSPKQFDGSGNYTFGLAEQSMFHEIDVDSIDRPRGMNITVVTSATNDDEGRALLRALGFPFKEK; via the coding sequence ATGACTACGGCAGAGAAGATCCAGCCCCGGCTCAAAGTGCGCTACCGCGAGGAGATCCGGGACGCGCTGAACAAAGAGTTCAACTACGCCAACGTGATGCAGATCCCGGGCGTGGTCAAGGTCGTCGTGAACATGGGCGTCGGAGAAGCCGCCCGCGACGCCAAGCTGATCAACAACGCGGTCAACGACCTGGCGTTGATCACCGGCCAGCGGCCGGAGATCCGCAAGGCCCGCCTGTCGATCGCCCAATTCAAGCTGCGCGAGGGTATGCCGATCGGCGCCCGGGTGACGCTGCGCGGTGACCGGATGTGGGAGTTCCTGGACCGGCTCACCTCGATCGCGCTGCCGCGTATCCGCGACTTCCGCGGATTGTCGCCCAAGCAGTTCGACGGCTCCGGCAACTACACCTTCGGGCTGGCCGAGCAGTCGATGTTCCACGAGATCGACGTGGACTCGATCGACCGCCCGCGTGGCATGAACATCACCGTCGTCACCTCGGCGACGAACGACGACGAAGGGCGAGCGCTGCTGCGGGCTCTCGGCTTTCCGTTCAAGGAGAAGTGA
- a CDS encoding type Z 30S ribosomal protein S14 has protein sequence MAKKALVNKAARKPKFAVRAYTRCNKCGRPRAVLRKFGLCRICLREMAHAGELPGVQKSSW, from the coding sequence ATGGCGAAGAAAGCGTTGGTTAACAAGGCGGCCCGCAAGCCCAAGTTCGCGGTGCGCGCCTACACCCGCTGCAACAAGTGCGGCCGTCCGCGCGCGGTACTCCGCAAGTTCGGCCTGTGCCGAATCTGCCTTCGCGAGATGGCGCACGCCGGCGAACTGCCCGGTGTGCAGAAGAGCAGCTGGTGA
- the rplF gene encoding 50S ribosomal protein L6, translated as MSRIGKQPIPVPSGVDVTIDGQQLSVKGPKGTLELTVAEPIRVARNDDGTLVVTRPDDERRNRSLHGLSRTLVANLVTGVSEGYVRKMEIFGVGYRVVLKGSDLEFALGYSHPVLIKAPEGITFAVETPTKFSISGIDKQKVGQISANIRRLRRPDPYKGKGVRYEGEQVRRKVGKTGK; from the coding sequence ATGTCGCGTATTGGTAAGCAGCCGATCCCGGTCCCGTCCGGGGTCGATGTGACGATCGACGGCCAGCAGCTGTCGGTCAAGGGGCCCAAGGGCACCCTGGAACTCACGGTCGCCGAGCCCATCCGGGTGGCACGCAACGACGACGGCACCCTGGTGGTCACCCGTCCCGACGACGAGCGTCGCAACCGCTCGCTGCACGGTCTGAGCCGCACCCTGGTGGCGAACCTGGTCACCGGCGTCTCGGAGGGCTACGTCCGCAAGATGGAGATCTTCGGCGTCGGATACCGCGTGGTGCTCAAGGGCTCCGACCTCGAGTTCGCCCTGGGCTACAGCCACCCGGTGCTGATCAAGGCTCCCGAGGGCATCACCTTCGCGGTGGAGACGCCCACCAAGTTCTCGATCTCGGGCATCGACAAGCAGAAGGTCGGTCAGATCTCGGCGAACATCCGCCGCCTGCGCCGCCCCGACCCCTACAAGGGCAAGGGCGTGCGTTACGAGGGTGAGCAGGTACGCCGCAAGGTCGGAAAGACAGGTAAGTAG
- the rplR gene encoding 50S ribosomal protein L18 translates to MAQSPADTAAHKPVGQNASEVRRNHRVRRHARLRKKIAGTAERPRLVVHRSSRHIHVQLVDDLAGHTLAAASSIEADVRGVDGDKKAHSVRVGQLIAERAKAAGVQTVVFDRGGYTYGGRIAALADAAREGGLKF, encoded by the coding sequence ATGGCGCAATCACCAGCAGACACCGCGGCGCACAAGCCCGTCGGGCAGAACGCCTCGGAGGTGCGGCGCAACCACCGGGTGCGTCGGCACGCGCGGCTGCGCAAGAAGATCGCCGGGACCGCCGAGCGTCCGCGCCTGGTGGTGCACCGCTCCTCGCGGCACATCCACGTGCAGCTGGTCGACGACCTGGCCGGTCACACACTGGCTGCGGCGTCCTCGATCGAGGCCGACGTGCGGGGTGTCGACGGCGACAAGAAGGCGCACAGTGTGCGGGTCGGCCAGCTCATCGCCGAGCGCGCCAAGGCCGCCGGCGTGCAGACCGTGGTCTTCGACCGCGGCGGCTACACCTACGGTGGACGTATCGCGGCGTTGGCCGACGCGGCACGCGAGGGCGGATTGAAGTTCTGA
- a CDS encoding formylglycine-generating enzyme family protein, whose protein sequence is MLTELVEIPGGSFRMGSTSFYPEEAPIHTVSVAAFAIERHPVSNAQFAEFVAATGYVSVAEQELDPAFAAEPGALVFAPTAGPVDLRDWRQWWRWVPGASWRQPLGPGSTVDDKPDHPVVQVAYPDAAAYARWAGRRLPSEAEWEYAARAGLSTTYTWGDMEKPGGVVMANTWQGAFPYRNDGWSGTSPVGTFPPNGWGLVDMIGNVWEWTTTEFVGHHRLDSSPKACCAPVGPADPGVNQTLKGGSHLCAPEYCHRYRAAARSPQSQDTATSHIGFRCVTGGE, encoded by the coding sequence ATGCTGACCGAACTGGTGGAGATACCGGGCGGGTCGTTCCGGATGGGCTCGACGAGTTTCTATCCCGAAGAGGCTCCGATTCACACCGTGTCGGTGGCGGCGTTCGCGATCGAGCGGCATCCGGTGAGCAATGCCCAGTTCGCCGAATTTGTCGCTGCGACAGGGTATGTGAGTGTCGCCGAACAGGAACTTGATCCGGCTTTCGCCGCCGAACCGGGCGCGTTGGTCTTCGCCCCCACCGCCGGGCCGGTCGATCTGCGCGACTGGCGGCAGTGGTGGCGGTGGGTACCCGGCGCGAGTTGGCGGCAACCGCTCGGCCCGGGCAGCACCGTCGACGACAAGCCGGATCACCCTGTGGTCCAGGTCGCCTATCCCGACGCGGCCGCCTACGCCCGCTGGGCCGGGCGGCGGTTGCCGAGCGAAGCCGAATGGGAGTACGCCGCCCGGGCCGGCCTGAGCACCACCTATACCTGGGGCGACATGGAGAAGCCGGGCGGCGTCGTGATGGCCAATACCTGGCAGGGCGCCTTTCCCTACCGCAACGACGGCTGGTCCGGCACGTCGCCGGTGGGGACGTTTCCACCCAACGGGTGGGGGTTGGTGGACATGATCGGCAACGTGTGGGAGTGGACGACCACCGAGTTCGTCGGTCATCACCGGCTCGATTCCTCCCCGAAGGCCTGTTGCGCGCCGGTCGGGCCCGCCGATCCGGGCGTCAACCAGACCCTCAAGGGTGGATCGCACCTGTGCGCGCCGGAGTACTGCCACCGCTACCGGGCCGCGGCCCGCTCTCCGCAGTCGCAGGACACCGCTACCAGCCACATCGGGTTTCGCTGCGTGACGGGCGGGGAGTGA
- the rpmD gene encoding 50S ribosomal protein L30: MANLKITQIRGTIGARWKQRESLRTLGLRKIRQSVVREDNPQTRGLIRVVHHLVQVEEAE, from the coding sequence ATGGCAAACCTGAAGATCACCCAGATCCGTGGCACCATCGGTGCGCGCTGGAAGCAGCGCGAGAGCCTGCGCACCCTGGGTCTGCGCAAGATCCGCCAGTCGGTGGTGCGTGAAGACAACCCCCAGACCCGTGGTCTGATCCGGGTTGTCCACCACCTCGTGCAAGTGGAGGAAGCCGAATGA
- the rplX gene encoding 50S ribosomal protein L24, translating into MKVHKGDTVLVIAGKDKGAKGKVLKAYPTRNRVLVQGVNRIKKHVANSANQAGASSGGIVTQEAPIHVSNVMVVDSDGKPTRIAYRVDAESGKKVRVSKRNGKDI; encoded by the coding sequence ATGAAGGTCCACAAGGGCGACACCGTGCTGGTCATCGCCGGCAAGGACAAGGGCGCCAAGGGCAAGGTCCTCAAGGCCTACCCCACCCGCAACCGGGTGCTGGTCCAGGGCGTCAACCGGATCAAGAAGCACGTCGCGAACTCGGCCAACCAAGCCGGTGCGTCCTCGGGCGGGATCGTCACGCAGGAGGCCCCGATCCACGTCTCCAACGTGATGGTCGTCGACTCCGACGGAAAGCCCACCCGGATCGCCTACCGGGTGGACGCCGAGTCCGGCAAGAAGGTTCGCGTCTCCAAGCGCAACGGCAAGGACATCTAG
- the rpsE gene encoding 30S ribosomal protein S5 — MMAEQPTGASSTGPDTGNAPRTDGRDSRDNRGGRGGRDGGRGGRDNRDGDKSNYLERVVAINRVSKVVKGGRRFSFTALVIVGDGKGMVGVGYGKAKEVPAAIAKGVEEARKSFFRVPLIGGTITHPVQGEKAAGVVFLRPASPGTGVIAGGAVRAVLECAGVHDILSKSLGSDNAINVVHATVAALKMLQRPEEVAARRGLPIEDVAPASMLKARRESEALAASAAREGTA; from the coding sequence ATGATGGCGGAGCAGCCGACGGGGGCCTCCTCGACAGGTCCCGACACGGGCAACGCCCCCCGTACCGACGGGCGTGACAGCCGTGACAACCGGGGCGGGCGCGGTGGCCGCGACGGTGGTCGCGGCGGCCGTGACAACCGGGACGGCGACAAGAGCAACTACCTGGAGCGCGTCGTCGCGATCAACCGGGTGTCCAAGGTGGTCAAGGGTGGCCGCCGGTTCAGCTTCACCGCGCTGGTGATCGTCGGCGACGGCAAGGGCATGGTCGGGGTCGGCTACGGCAAGGCCAAGGAAGTTCCGGCCGCGATCGCCAAGGGTGTCGAGGAAGCCCGCAAGAGCTTCTTCCGGGTGCCGCTGATCGGTGGCACTATCACCCACCCGGTCCAGGGCGAAAAGGCCGCCGGTGTGGTGTTCCTGCGCCCGGCCAGCCCGGGTACCGGTGTGATCGCCGGCGGCGCGGTGCGCGCCGTGCTGGAATGCGCCGGGGTGCACGACATCCTGTCCAAGTCGCTGGGCAGCGACAATGCGATCAACGTGGTGCACGCCACCGTGGCCGCGCTGAAGATGCTGCAGCGTCCCGAAGAGGTGGCCGCCCGGCGGGGTCTGCCCATCGAAGACGTGGCGCCGGCCTCGATGCTCAAGGCGCGGCGGGAGAGCGAGGCGCTCGCCGCCAGTGCCGCGCGGGAAGGCACGGCATAA
- a CDS encoding arylsulfatase, with the protein MASSTSFTGKINLDIRESEPDWGPFAAPTAPDGAPNVLYLVWDDTGIATWDCFGGLVEMPAMNRIAQRGIRLSQFHTTALCSPTRAALLTGRNATSVGMATIEEFTDGFPNCSGRIPFETALLSEVLAERGWNTFCVGKWHLTPLEESNMAATRRHWPTQRGFDRFYGFMGGETNQWYPDLVYDNHPVAPPATPEDGYHLSKDIADKTIEFIRDAQTIAPGKPWFGYICPGAGHAPHHVFTEWADRYAGRFDVGYEQYREIVLANQKKLGLVPPDTEMSEVNPYTDVTGVEGQPWPALDTVRPWDSLDDTEKRLFARMAEVFAGFQSYTDAQIGRILDYLEESGQLDNTIIVVISDNGASGEGGPNGSPNENKFFNGYIDTVEEAMKLFDQLGGPETYNHYPVGWAMAFNTPYKLYKRYASHEGGIADPAILSWPKGIAARGEVRDTYINVCDVTPTVYDLLGITFPETVRGIAQRPLEGVSFKAALVDPSADTGKHTQFYTMLGTRGIWHRGWFANTVHAATPSGWSHFDADRWELYHIEEDRSQCRDLAGEHPEKLEELQALWFAEAEKYNGLPLADLNILEMTTRQRPYLSGDRTGYIYYPNTAEVPLGACVELRGRSFTVLARVTVDSAGAEGVLFKQGARHGGHALFIQGGRLHYVYNFLGEREQWLSAPDPIPLGQQVFGVQFKRRGTVEGSHTPVGEASLHIDDAVVATLSDMITQPGAFALAGGGVSVGRNTGQAVSSAYRSPFGFTGGTIADVTVDVSGEPYLDVKKSLAAAFSRD; encoded by the coding sequence ATGGCGAGTTCGACCAGTTTCACAGGCAAGATCAATCTCGACATCCGGGAGTCCGAGCCGGACTGGGGTCCGTTCGCTGCGCCGACGGCTCCCGACGGCGCCCCCAACGTGCTCTATCTGGTCTGGGACGACACCGGTATCGCCACCTGGGACTGCTTCGGCGGCCTGGTCGAGATGCCGGCGATGAACAGGATCGCCCAACGCGGCATCCGGCTGTCCCAATTCCACACCACGGCATTGTGTTCCCCGACGCGGGCCGCCCTGTTGACCGGTCGCAACGCCACCAGCGTGGGCATGGCCACCATCGAAGAGTTCACCGACGGTTTCCCCAATTGCAGCGGACGCATCCCGTTCGAAACCGCGCTGCTCAGTGAGGTTCTCGCCGAGCGTGGCTGGAATACCTTCTGTGTCGGCAAGTGGCACCTGACCCCATTGGAAGAGTCCAACATGGCCGCCACCAGGCGGCACTGGCCGACGCAGCGGGGATTCGACAGGTTCTACGGCTTCATGGGCGGGGAGACCAACCAGTGGTATCCCGATCTGGTCTACGACAACCACCCGGTAGCACCCCCGGCCACCCCGGAGGACGGATACCACCTGTCCAAGGACATTGCCGACAAGACAATCGAATTCATCCGCGACGCGCAGACGATCGCGCCCGGTAAGCCCTGGTTCGGCTACATCTGCCCGGGCGCCGGGCACGCCCCGCACCATGTCTTCACCGAGTGGGCCGATCGTTATGCCGGTCGTTTCGACGTGGGCTACGAACAGTACCGGGAGATCGTCCTGGCCAACCAGAAGAAGCTCGGCCTGGTACCGCCGGACACCGAGATGTCTGAGGTCAACCCCTATACCGATGTCACCGGCGTCGAGGGCCAGCCCTGGCCCGCGCTGGACACGGTGCGCCCCTGGGACAGCCTCGATGACACCGAGAAGCGGTTGTTCGCCCGGATGGCCGAGGTGTTCGCCGGATTCCAGAGCTACACCGACGCTCAGATCGGCCGAATCCTGGACTACCTCGAGGAATCCGGCCAACTCGACAACACCATCATCGTGGTGATCTCCGACAACGGGGCCAGCGGCGAGGGCGGACCCAACGGGTCGCCCAATGAGAACAAGTTCTTCAACGGCTACATCGACACCGTCGAGGAAGCGATGAAACTCTTCGACCAGCTTGGTGGTCCGGAGACCTACAACCATTACCCGGTTGGATGGGCGATGGCGTTCAACACCCCCTACAAGCTCTACAAGCGTTACGCCTCCCACGAGGGCGGCATCGCCGACCCGGCGATCCTCAGCTGGCCCAAGGGGATCGCCGCCCGTGGCGAGGTGCGCGACACTTACATCAACGTCTGCGACGTGACACCGACTGTCTACGACCTGCTCGGCATCACCTTTCCGGAGACCGTGCGTGGCATTGCGCAAAGACCGCTGGAAGGAGTCAGTTTTAAAGCGGCGCTTGTGGATCCGTCCGCGGACACCGGTAAGCACACCCAGTTCTACACGATGCTCGGAACCCGCGGGATCTGGCACCGCGGATGGTTCGCCAACACCGTGCACGCGGCGACCCCGTCCGGCTGGAGCCACTTCGACGCCGACCGCTGGGAGCTCTACCACATCGAAGAAGACCGCAGTCAATGCCGCGATCTGGCCGGCGAGCATCCCGAAAAGCTCGAAGAGCTCCAGGCGCTGTGGTTCGCCGAGGCGGAGAAGTACAACGGGTTGCCGCTGGCCGACCTCAACATCTTGGAGATGACCACTCGCCAGCGGCCGTATCTGTCCGGCGACCGTACCGGCTACATCTACTACCCGAACACCGCCGAGGTGCCACTGGGGGCGTGCGTCGAGCTGCGTGGGCGGTCGTTCACGGTGCTGGCGCGCGTCACCGTGGACTCGGCCGGAGCCGAGGGTGTGCTGTTCAAACAGGGCGCCCGGCACGGTGGCCATGCGCTGTTCATTCAGGGCGGAAGGCTGCACTACGTGTACAACTTCCTCGGTGAGCGGGAACAGTGGTTGTCCGCACCCGATCCGATCCCGTTGGGACAGCAGGTATTCGGGGTACAGTTCAAACGCCGTGGCACCGTCGAAGGTAGCCACACGCCGGTCGGGGAGGCCTCACTGCACATCGACGACGCGGTGGTCGCCACGCTGTCGGACATGATCACCCAGCCGGGTGCGTTTGCGTTGGCCGGCGGCGGGGTGAGCGTCGGGCGCAACACCGGCCAGGCGGTGTCCTCGGCGTACCGGTCGCCGTTCGGCTTCACCGGCGGGACCATCGCGGACGTCACAGTGGATGTCAGCGGCGAGCCGTACCTTGACGTGAAAAAGAGCCTGGCGGCCGCTTTTTCGCGGGACTGA